A portion of the Girardinichthys multiradiatus isolate DD_20200921_A chromosome 23, DD_fGirMul_XY1, whole genome shotgun sequence genome contains these proteins:
- the il12ba gene encoding interleukin 12Ba has product MKLFVFSIMCAFLQVSCQNPRSHWTLLPNVLVMEVDGTLGQQPISCLEMPEDIERRGYHSQDIIWKKNGIKDTQRGNLYLVRLLESLGGGNYTCHSGDGSLLNYTEVLIRQDETKRRRILVKNKQDDYLKCSTQNYNGEFHCSWTWHRSRVGKAAFIKARRVLDDHNSHCSMDPSRHQWMCSSAQSNFSCSVDDSGSGISCLDQQHCPYAEERQQIHVTVFVRTDGFLLESYSKRFYLSEIVKPDKVRIGKVNKTVVEWSYPSSWNRPSSYFPLTFQISQLRGRCRKCENPCTHLKASKTVCSTDLCQFEVKHRVKAVCVRAKDALCDSQWSEWTQVRMKRGRKNRKRMHHQKYI; this is encoded by the exons atgaagctgtttgttttcaGCATCATGTGTGCATTTCTACAAGTCAGTTGCCAAAATCCTCGGAGCCACTGGACTCTGCTGCCAAACG TTCTGGTCATGGAAGTGGATGGCACTCTGGGCCAACAGCCAATTAGCTGCCTGGAGATGCCAGAGGACATTGAGAGAAGAGGCTACCACAGCCAGGATATCATTTGGAAGAAGAACGGAATAAAGGACACGCAAAGGGGTAACTTGTACCTGGTGCGGTTACTGGAAAGCTTAGGAGGGGGCAACTACACCTGCCACAGCGGGGATGGATCCCTCCTAAATTACACCGAGGTCCTGATCCGGCAGGATGAAACCAAGAGAAGGAGGATTCTTGTTAAAAACAAGCAAG ATGATTATTTGAAGTGTTCCACTCAGAACTACAATGGGGAGTTTCACTGTTCTTGGACATGGCACAGAAGTCGTGTTGGCAAAGCTGCATTTATCAAAGCTCGACG AGTTTTGGATGATCATAACAGCCACTGCTCTATGGACCCCAGTCGCCACCAGTGGATGTGCTCCTCAGCTCAGAGTAACTTCAGCTGCTCTGTGGATGACAGTGGGTCCGGGATTTCCTGCCTGGACCAGCAGCACTGCCCATATGCTGAGGAAAGACAACAGATCCACGTCACTGTCTTTGTGAGGACGGACGGGTTTTTGCTGGAGAGCTACTCTAAACGATTTTACTTGTCAGAAATAG TGAAACCAGACAAAGTACGGATTGGTAAGGTCAACAAAACGGTAGTAGAGTGGAGTTACCCAAGCTCCTGGAACAGGCCCTCCTCCTACTTTCCGCTCACCTTCCAGATTTCACAGCTCAGGGGTCGATGCAGAAAGTGTGAAAACCCATGCACACACTTAAAAGCTTCAAAA ACAGTGTGCTCCACCGACCTTTGCCAGTTTGAAGTGAAGCACAGAGTTAAGGCTGTGTGTGTCAGAGCTAAGGATGCTCTTTGTGACTCACAGTGGAGCGAATGGACGCAGGTCAG AATGAAGAGaggcaggaaaaacagaaagaggatgcatcatcaaaaatatatatag